One segment of Candidatus Bathyarchaeota archaeon DNA contains the following:
- a CDS encoding Lrp/AsnC family transcriptional regulator — translation MDSIDYEILKILKKDARIKYVTIAKIVGLSEGAVRRRIKKMLQERVIRRFTIETPLGFEGIVLIRTEPTRTKDVVAKLRKIADKVFEVSGSHDIAVFIQADTMEDLNRKIDDIRRIPAVLNTNTLIKLKD, via the coding sequence GTGGATTCTATTGATTATGAGATTTTAAAGATTCTCAAGAAGGATGCCAGAATAAAATATGTTACAATCGCAAAGATTGTTGGTCTTAGTGAAGGAGCTGTTAGGAGAAGAATAAAGAAAATGTTGCAGGAGAGAGTTATCAGAAGATTTACAATCGAGACCCCACTTGGGTTTGAGGGGATAGTACTAATTAGGACAGAGCCTACTAGGACCAAGGATGTCGTGGCAAAATTAAGGAAAATTGCCGATAAGGTTTTTGAGGTTTCTGGAAGCCATGATATAGCGGTATTCATACAGGCAGATACGATGGAAGATCTTAATAGAAAGATAGATGATATAAGGAGGATTCCCGCAGTCCTAAATACCAACACCCTTATAAAATTGAAGGATTAG